GGTGCGGGCAGGGGGCGGGGCCGCAAGGCGGCGGCTGTGGCCGATATGTAGTGAAAATGGCCGCCAGCACTTATAAAACAAGCGCTGGTAGCTACTGATTTGATAGTGAATGATGCATTACCACCAGAACGGGAACCGCGTGGCATGAGCGATATCCAGCTATTCCGCATCCAGGCCGGGCAGGCCACGGCGCTGCAGGGCGAGGCGTCTGACCTGGAGAAGCCGCTGCAGACGCTGATCGAGGCCAACCTGGAGGTGCTGCTGGGCATCCGCTTTCTGGCCACCGAATACTCCACGGGCAAGACGCATGGCGGGCGCATTGACACGCTGGGCATGGACGAGAACCACTGCCCGGTGATCATTGAATACAAGCGCTCGGTGGGCGAGAACGTGATCAACCAGGGCCTGTTTTACCTGGACTGGTTGATGGACCACCGGGCCGAGTTCAAGCTGCTGGTGCTGGAGCAACTGGGCCGTGCGGCGGCCGACGCGATTGACTGGAGCGCGCCGCGCCTGGTGTGCATTGCGGCAGATTTCACCAAATACGACGGGCATGCGGTGCAGCAGATCCAGCGCAGCATTGAGCTCATGCGCTACCGCCGCTTTGGCCGCGAGTTGCTGTTGCTGGAGCTGGCCCATGCGTACTCGCCCCCGCAGGCGCCGCGCCGGGTGGGCAGCAGCCCGGCGGTGGCGGTGCAGCAGGCACAGCCGCCTGCCACCCGCTCTGGCCTGCCGCCCACGTCAACCCCCGCCGCAGTGCAGCCTACCGCGTTGCCTACAGCGCTGCTAACAGGGCTGCCAACTGGGCTGCCTACAGCGCTGGGCGCCAAGCCCGTGGGGCCAGACAAAGCTTACGCAGACATCCTGGCTACGTTGCCCGAGCCGTTGCTGGATGTGCTGGCCTCGCTGGAGGACTACACCTTGTCGCTGGGCGACGATGTGCAGCGCAAAGAGCTGCGGCTGTACCTGGCGTTCAAGCGCATCAAGAACTTTGCCAGCGTGGTGCTGCAGCGCACGCGCGTGCTGCTGTACCTGCGGCTGGAGCCCGCGCACAGCCTGCCCGCCATCCAGGCCGTGCTGCCGGGCGCGCGCGATGTGTCGCAGCTGGGCCACTGGGGCACGGGCGATGTGGAGTTGGCGCTGGCCACCATGGCCGACCTGGATGCGGCCAAGCCCTTCATCGCGCAGGCGTACCAGGGGCGGGGAGCGGCTGCGGCGTAGGCCGGGGGATCTGGGCGTGGGTGGCTGTGGACCGGCTGTCGATGGCTATCGACGGTCGTTGATGGCTTGGTGTGAGGGGGCGGTGTGCGTGGTGTAGGTGTGTGGTGCGGGTGCGCTGCGCCACGCGGTGTGGGCCAGTGCTCGTCCAGGCAAGCGCTCTGCCGGTCTCTGCCGCGCGGGTGCGTTCACGGCCGTTCACGCTGAGCTGGTCGCAGCGCTGCGCAGGCTTCACCCCTTCTCTCCAGCTCTCTCCAACTCTCTCCAGTCCTCTCCGGCCCTCTCCAGCAAGGGGCGGGGGCGTAACGCGCCTGGCCGTTGCAGTGCGGTGGTTGTGCCGTGAAAGCGCCTGATGGGCGACTGGCCTCAGACTGCCCATCCGCTGGCCGTTCAGGCTGAGCTTGTCGAAGCCAGGGCGCTATTTGCACACATCCCTTCGACGGGCTCAGTGCGCGCGGTGTGTCTGAGGCAGGTAACTATTCAAGTAAAAATGGCCTTGAGCGCTTATGTATCAAGCGCTGGTAGCTATGATATTGATAGTAATCGGCCGCAGCTCCGGCTTCGGGTGGCGCTGCCCGAGCGGGTGGGGGCGTGCGGGGCGGCTGCCTCTGCGTTGGCAGGGCCTGCCCGATCGGGGTGGCGCAGGATGGGTCTGCTTCGCCGTTCTTTATCCCAGCGGACGAGTGCGCCGTCCTGCGGGGGCCCCCAGGCGCAAAGCACAGCCACAGGCCCATCGCGAGCCTTGGCAATCGCGCCAGCGGTGTCGTGAATGTGCCGCGCTGCAGACCATCTGAATCCGCCAACGCTCACGGCGCGCAATGGAGCGCAGAGGGCCCCCTGGGTGTGAACTATTTTTGTTTACATCTTGGATTTCTCTGGCTACATTGCGGCGGTTTTTTCCACAAGGCTGGTTACCCGAAACGCTGTGGCCCACCCCATGGCCACACATCCCTGTGGTCAGTTGCATTCACAGTGCGTATTTATAAGGATTTTCATGTTTGCCTGGACCTGGTCGCCCCATGCTCGGCCCATCCTCGTTTTTGCCCGGTATTTGGGCGGCTCTCACCGCCCTTTGCGCCACCTGCTGGCGCTGGTTTTACTGCTGTGCCTTGCATTGGCGTGGTCGGGTAGCGCCCATGCCCAGGTGCAACAAGGCCCTGCTGGCCTGGCCAGCGGTTTGAAGTCAGTGACCGTGGGGTTAGGGCATGCTTGTGCGCTGACCAATGGCGGGGCTGTGTACTGCTGGGGCAGTAACAGCAGCGGGCAATTGGGCGATGGCACGACCACCCAGCGCACCACGCCAGTGGCTGTATCAGGCTTGCCCGGCGGTGTGATTGAGGTGGCTGCAGGTGCTTATCACACCTGTGCCAGAACCAATAATAGTGTGTACTGTTGGGGCGAAAACACCTATGGCCAACTGGGCGACGACTCGAATATCCAGCGCAATACGCCAGTGGCTGTTCCTGGGCTGAATGAACCTGTGTATGCCCTGGCAGCGGGCATTCAACACACCTGCGCAATGGCCAACGGGGAAACGTTTTGCTGGGGTCGCAATGGCGACGGTCAACTGGGGGATCGCTTTACGGACGACCAAGACACGCCACGGGCGGTGTATCGACTGCCGTTTGGCGCGCTCAACCTGGCAGCAGGATGGGGCCACAGTTGCGCGGCGATCACCCCCTCCAGCAACACGCAAATTTATTGCTGGGGAAAAAACGACCGAGGACAGCTGGGCGACGGAACAACCACCCAGCGCCTGGAGTTCGTGCAGGTGTCCACACAGACGGGTGCAGCGCGGTCCCTGGCAGCGGGGGACTTGCACACTTGTGTAGTGAATGGCGCCGGTACCATGTCTTGCTGGGGTTACAACAGTGACGGCCAGCTTGGCGACGGAACAACCACCCAGCGCAACACGCCAACCGTGGTAGCCAGCGGAATGAAAGCTGCTGCTGTGGGCCTCGGTCACACCTGCGCGTTGACCAGCGCTGGGGCTGTGTTTTGCACAGGCCGAAACAATGCCGGCCAGTTGGGTGATGGCAGCGGCGTAGATCGCTCTGCGCTTGTGGCCGTGCCAGACCTGAGTGATGTGCAGAGCCTGGACGCAGGCGGCTTTGGAACCTGCGCGGTTACGGCTTTAGGCGGGGGGTACTGTTGGGGCAGCAACGGCAGTGGGCAGCTGGGAGATGGCACCACCACGACAAGCCTGTCGCCCGTATCGGTCATCGCCGCCATGGCGCCCACAGGCGTGCAAGCCGTGGCAGGAGACAGCGCGGTAACCGTCAGCTGGGCGCCACCCCCATCAAACCACGGCACCATCAGCAGTTACACCGTTACGGCCAGAGCAGGCCCGGCGGTAGGCTCGTGCACCATCACCGCCCCGACCACCGCCTGCACGATCAATGGCCTGACCAACGGCACAGCCCACACCTTCACCGTCAAGGCTACCAATGACTTGGGTAGCAGCGACGAATCGTCAGGCGTCACAGCCACCCCGCAGGTGATCACGCAACCCGCACTGCCGCTGCCCGGAGGCGGCAACGCCTCGGTGACCATTGGCGGCGGCACGCCAGGCTGCACGATCGCCTCTGCGCAGTTTGACAACAATGTGCCCGCAGGCGCGCCAGCGCGTGCCACGTTCCCGCATGGCGTGTTCCGCTTTGAGGCCACAGGCTGCGCAGGCGCGACGCTGGCGGTGTCCATCACCTACCCCACAGCGTTGGCGACGGGCGTGCAGTTGCTCAAGCACGGGCCCAAGACGGCGGGTGGTGCATCGGAATGGTTCACGCCGACCACGGTGTCTATCAGCGCAGACCGGAAGACCGTGAACTACACGGTGACGGACAACGGCGAGGGTGATAGCGACACCACGGTGGGCACGATTCGCGACCCGTTTGCGCCCATGCTGGTGGTGCCCGGCGCACCCACGGTGCCCCGCAACGTGCAGGCTGTGGCAGGTGATGGGGCGGTGGCCGTGAGCTGGACGGCTCCTGCCTCCGACAACGACAGCGCCATCCAAAGCTACACCGTCACGGCCAGCCCTGGCTCGCCAGCGCGCACCTGCACCATCGCTGCCCCGGCCACCACCTGCAAGGTCGATGGTCTGAGCAACGGCACCACCTACACCTTCACCGTCAAGGCCCTCAACGGCGTGGGCGAAAGCGACAGCTCTGCAGGCGTCACAGCCACGCCGCAGGTAATGACGCGCCCATCCCTGCCACTGCCCAGTGGCGGCAACGCCTCGGTGACCATTGGCGGCGGCACGCCAGGCTGCACGATCGCCTCTGCGCAGTTTGACAACAATGTGCCCGCAGGCGCGCCAGCGCGTGCCACGTTCCCGCATGGCGTGTTCCGCTTTGAGGCCACAGGCTGCGCAGGCGCGACGCTGGCGGTGTCCATCACCTACCCCACAGCGTTGGCGACGGGCGTGCAGTTGCTCAAGCACGGGCCCAAGACGGCGGGTGGTGCATCGGAATGGTTCACGCCGACCACGGTGTCTATCAGCGCAGACCGGAAGACCGTGAACTACACGGTGACGGACAACGGCGAGGGTGATAGCGACACCACGGTGGGCACGATTCGCGACCCGTTTGCGCCCGTGTTGTTGCCTGCTCCCCCCGTAGGCGCGACATCGATTCCTACACTGAGCGAATGGGGCCTGTTATGGATGTCTTTGTTGGCCGCAGCCATGGGGATGTGGACTGTGCGCCGACGCTCAGTGTGAGGATGCTGAGAGCGGCTCGCATCGCACCCTGGGGCGTTTTGCACAGGTTTGTTGCACCGCTCATGCTTGCCGTGGCTTGGTGTACGCCCAGGGCTTTTTAGGTCATTGGCGTCGATTTTTTATGGAAAAAGTGGCCTGATTAGCTACTTACCTCAGATACCCGCAGCACTTTCAAAGGCAGTGGCCCAGCAGTCACCAAGGCTTTCAACAGCCTGGGCAGCATGGCAGGCAGATCAAAGCGGCGGTTGAATCGCCAGCAGAACTCGGCCAAGTAGCGCTGTGCATACCTGGTATGGTCAAACGAGTGATAGGTGCCCGCCATGCTGGTCTTGAGGTTGCCCAGCAAGGTGTTCACCCAACGCAGCTGAGGTGTCTGTGCCCCCTTGCGCCCACCGCCAGTCACGTAGCGCTCATGCGTAGCCTGCGCCTGCTGCACTTGCGCAAAGGCCCGAGTGCCGTCGCTGACCACGTGGCAGCGCGCCGCTAGGTGAGCCTGTGCCCATTGCCGCATGTGCTCGTTGGTGAAGTCCGCCACAGGTGTCAGGCACATGTACAGGGGCCGGCCATCGGTGCTGGTCTGCACCGCAGCGACGAAGGCCGTCTTGTTGGCTGCGCGGCGCCCGCCGTTGATGTGTCCTGCCCGCTCGCCCCCAAGGTAGGCATCGTCAATCTCCACCCGCCCTTGCAGCAGGTAGCGCGCATCGCGCTGGGCCATGGCCTGCATCAGTTTGTGCTTCATCAGCCATGCCGTTTTGTAGGACACGCCCAACTGGCGCTTGAGCGCCAGGGCGCTGATGGCATTCTTGTTCTGCGTCAGCAGGTACATGGCCAGGAACCACAGCCTCAGGGGCACATGGGAGTGTTCCATTACAGTGCCCACGATGGAGGAGCTTTGGTAGCCACAAAGGAAGCACTCCCACAGCAGTCGACCCGTGCCATTGCGGGTGTGAAAAAAGCGCTTGCAGCCGCAGTGCGCGCACCGCCAGCCCAAGGGCCATCGTGCGCCCACCAGGGCCTGCTCGCACTGCTGCTCGCTGCAGTAAAGGCTCTGAAACTGAGGCAGTGACAGGCCCCGTTGGAACTGGATCGCGTTGATGGACATCGCTTGCTCCTTGGCGCCGAGAACTCGGCATGTCCGTTGGAGTCCTGCGCCTAGGCTTTGTTCTGCTCACTCTGAGATATGTCGCTAATCAGGAAAAGTGGCCGCTAGCGCTTGTAGATAAGGCGCTGGCAGCTATCTTTTTAGGAGTTCTGGGGTGGCTCGCTGCAGCTTCGACAGGTTCAGCCCGAACGGTGGGAGTGCGCAGGATGTCCAGCCCGAGTGGGCGAGGGTGGTGGTGCCGCAGTCGTCAAAACTCCAGGTTGTCAATCAGCCGCGTGCTGCCCAGCCGTGCGGCGCCCAGGGTCACGAGGGTGCCTGCGCCGTCGTGGGCGGTGGCGGGTTGCAGGTCGGTGCGGCGGCGCACCGTGAGGTAGTCGGGCTGCCAGCCTCGGGCGCGCAGCACGTCCATGGCTTGTTGCTCTAGCGCGTGGCGCGGGGCGGTGATGTCGTTGTGCTGCAGTGCGGCCAGCCAGCGCTCGCTCAGTTGCTGCAGTGCTTGCGACAGGGCCACGGCTTCTTGGCGCTCTTGCAGGCTCAGGTAGCCGTTGCGCGAGCTCAGGGCCAGGCCATCCGGTGCGCGGGCGGTGTCGCCCGCCACGATGGCGATGGGCAGCGCAAACTGCTGCACCATCTGGCGGATGACCATGAGCTGCTGGTAGTCCTTCTTGCCAAACACGGCCACGCCGCCCGTCTGGCCCAGCACGCAGGCAAACAGCTTCATCACCACAGTGGCCACGCCCGTGAAAAAGCCGGGGCGAAAGTGGCCTTCGAGCAAGTCGGCCAGGGCGGCGTCGGGGTGCACCTTGAAGGTTTGCGGCTGGGGGTACAGGTCGGTTTCGCGCGGGGCAAACAGCACATCGCAGCCCGCGCCTTGCAGGGCGGCGCAGTCGGCCTCCCAGGTGCGGGGGTAGCTGTCAAAGTCTTCGTGCGGCAAAAACTGCAGGCGGTTGACAAAGATGCTGGCCACCGTCACGTCGCCCAGGGGCTTGGCCTGGCGCACCAGGCTGATGTGGCCTTCGTGCAGGTTGCCCATGGTGGGCACAAATGCGGGGCGGCGGTAGGGGGCCAGGGCCTGGCGCAGTTCGTCG
This Acidovorax sp. 106 DNA region includes the following protein-coding sequences:
- a CDS encoding IPTL-CTERM sorting domain-containing protein, whose amino-acid sequence is MFAWTWSPHARPILVFARYLGGSHRPLRHLLALVLLLCLALAWSGSAHAQVQQGPAGLASGLKSVTVGLGHACALTNGGAVYCWGSNSSGQLGDGTTTQRTTPVAVSGLPGGVIEVAAGAYHTCARTNNSVYCWGENTYGQLGDDSNIQRNTPVAVPGLNEPVYALAAGIQHTCAMANGETFCWGRNGDGQLGDRFTDDQDTPRAVYRLPFGALNLAAGWGHSCAAITPSSNTQIYCWGKNDRGQLGDGTTTQRLEFVQVSTQTGAARSLAAGDLHTCVVNGAGTMSCWGYNSDGQLGDGTTTQRNTPTVVASGMKAAAVGLGHTCALTSAGAVFCTGRNNAGQLGDGSGVDRSALVAVPDLSDVQSLDAGGFGTCAVTALGGGYCWGSNGSGQLGDGTTTTSLSPVSVIAAMAPTGVQAVAGDSAVTVSWAPPPSNHGTISSYTVTARAGPAVGSCTITAPTTACTINGLTNGTAHTFTVKATNDLGSSDESSGVTATPQVITQPALPLPGGGNASVTIGGGTPGCTIASAQFDNNVPAGAPARATFPHGVFRFEATGCAGATLAVSITYPTALATGVQLLKHGPKTAGGASEWFTPTTVSISADRKTVNYTVTDNGEGDSDTTVGTIRDPFAPMLVVPGAPTVPRNVQAVAGDGAVAVSWTAPASDNDSAIQSYTVTASPGSPARTCTIAAPATTCKVDGLSNGTTYTFTVKALNGVGESDSSAGVTATPQVMTRPSLPLPSGGNASVTIGGGTPGCTIASAQFDNNVPAGAPARATFPHGVFRFEATGCAGATLAVSITYPTALATGVQLLKHGPKTAGGASEWFTPTTVSISADRKTVNYTVTDNGEGDSDTTVGTIRDPFAPVLLPAPPVGATSIPTLSEWGLLWMSLLAAAMGMWTVRRRSV
- the panC gene encoding pantoate--beta-alanine ligase, which encodes MLITHTIDELRQALAPYRRPAFVPTMGNLHEGHISLVRQAKPLGDVTVASIFVNRLQFLPHEDFDSYPRTWEADCAALQGAGCDVLFAPRETDLYPQPQTFKVHPDAALADLLEGHFRPGFFTGVATVVMKLFACVLGQTGGVAVFGKKDYQQLMVIRQMVQQFALPIAIVAGDTARAPDGLALSSRNGYLSLQERQEAVALSQALQQLSERWLAALQHNDITAPRHALEQQAMDVLRARGWQPDYLTVRRRTDLQPATAHDGAGTLVTLGAARLGSTRLIDNLEF
- a CDS encoding IS1595 family transposase, yielding MSINAIQFQRGLSLPQFQSLYCSEQQCEQALVGARWPLGWRCAHCGCKRFFHTRNGTGRLLWECFLCGYQSSSIVGTVMEHSHVPLRLWFLAMYLLTQNKNAISALALKRQLGVSYKTAWLMKHKLMQAMAQRDARYLLQGRVEIDDAYLGGERAGHINGGRRAANKTAFVAAVQTSTDGRPLYMCLTPVADFTNEHMRQWAQAHLAARCHVVSDGTRAFAQVQQAQATHERYVTGGGRKGAQTPQLRWVNTLLGNLKTSMAGTYHSFDHTRYAQRYLAEFCWRFNRRFDLPAMLPRLLKALVTAGPLPLKVLRVSEVSS
- a CDS encoding DUF5655 domain-containing protein; the protein is MSDIQLFRIQAGQATALQGEASDLEKPLQTLIEANLEVLLGIRFLATEYSTGKTHGGRIDTLGMDENHCPVIIEYKRSVGENVINQGLFYLDWLMDHRAEFKLLVLEQLGRAAADAIDWSAPRLVCIAADFTKYDGHAVQQIQRSIELMRYRRFGRELLLLELAHAYSPPQAPRRVGSSPAVAVQQAQPPATRSGLPPTSTPAAVQPTALPTALLTGLPTGLPTALGAKPVGPDKAYADILATLPEPLLDVLASLEDYTLSLGDDVQRKELRLYLAFKRIKNFASVVLQRTRVLLYLRLEPAHSLPAIQAVLPGARDVSQLGHWGTGDVELALATMADLDAAKPFIAQAYQGRGAAAA